In Maridesulfovibrio ferrireducens, the following are encoded in one genomic region:
- a CDS encoding HD-GYP domain-containing protein, with product MSGSKGSEYLIEIDRLRPGVFIRLQGVPWYRHPFLTSSFRIKDFDQIETLRALNVKKVICVPDESLTDPLDVPRKSKVAPHSVLPGENPVPDGYYDEKNKRIKVLREKKASVARAVKKYSLSLSQIETLMLSISRGNDQFIEDAIQFSSDLSSYFLEDCESIMHVLNIQDDQNDSLYYHSLNVTVLSLILGRSIGLAETEMRDLAMGAMFHDIGKSKIEKKILRKKGKLTNVERSVIQKHPFYGVQILSKNENFPKEAMKIVYQHHERCDGKGYPKKMQFNELSKLTKILSVANFYDGLINKHDSSKSLTPYQALSYMYTKYSGMLDKESLSVFIRCMGIYPPGTIVLLNNDQIGMVVSVNLAKPLSPSIVLYDPQIPKKEALILDLEHESDFTITDSVSPAKLSNDVYEYLSPRSRITYFVDPDSVPEV from the coding sequence GTGAGCGGTTCAAAAGGCTCCGAATATCTGATTGAAATAGATAGATTAAGGCCTGGAGTTTTTATAAGACTTCAAGGGGTTCCATGGTATAGGCATCCTTTTTTGACAAGCAGTTTCAGGATTAAGGATTTTGATCAGATAGAAACACTTAGAGCGTTGAACGTTAAAAAAGTAATATGTGTTCCTGATGAAAGTTTGACTGATCCACTTGATGTTCCCCGAAAGAGTAAGGTGGCACCTCATTCTGTGCTTCCCGGCGAAAATCCTGTTCCGGATGGTTACTACGATGAAAAAAATAAGCGGATTAAAGTTCTTCGTGAGAAGAAAGCTTCTGTGGCTAGGGCTGTAAAAAAATATTCATTGTCTCTTTCTCAAATTGAGACTCTGATGCTTTCCATAAGTAGAGGGAATGATCAATTTATTGAGGATGCCATTCAGTTTTCAAGTGATCTTTCCAGCTATTTTTTGGAAGATTGTGAATCTATAATGCATGTGCTGAATATTCAAGATGATCAGAATGACAGTCTTTATTACCATTCTTTAAACGTGACTGTGCTTTCTTTAATACTTGGGAGATCTATAGGGCTTGCAGAAACAGAAATGCGTGATTTGGCTATGGGGGCGATGTTTCATGATATAGGTAAATCAAAAATAGAAAAGAAGATTTTGCGTAAGAAGGGGAAGCTGACGAATGTGGAGCGATCTGTAATTCAGAAACATCCTTTCTATGGAGTACAAATTTTATCCAAGAATGAAAACTTTCCTAAAGAAGCGATGAAGATTGTATATCAACATCACGAAAGGTGTGACGGAAAGGGGTATCCCAAAAAAATGCAGTTTAATGAACTTTCTAAACTGACAAAAATTTTATCTGTGGCCAATTTTTATGATGGACTAATAAACAAGCATGATTCATCCAAATCGCTTACTCCTTATCAAGCCCTTTCTTATATGTATACCAAGTATTCAGGAATGCTGGATAAAGAAAGTCTTTCTGTTTTTATCCGCTGTATGGGAATTTACCCTCCCGGGACTATTGTGCTTTTAAATAATGATCAGATAGGGATGGTTGTTTCAGTAAATCTGGCTAAACCCTTGTCCCCAAGTATTGTTCTTTATGATCCGCAAATACCTAAAAAAGAAGCTTTGATTCTTGATCTCGAACATGAAAGCGATTTTACTATTACGGATTCTGTTTCACCGGCTAAGTTGTCGAATGATGTTTATGAATATCTGTCTCCGCGAAGTCGCATTACATATTTTGTTGATCCTGATTCGGTTCCGGAGGTTTAG